A stretch of Corallococcus soli DNA encodes these proteins:
- a CDS encoding VWA domain-containing protein: MTFTLPQAWLLLLPLGLFLWRYGRRPGPPMVLRWVLLVLGVGALAGPELRLANAGSDVAVVVDRSRSMPLDVDRVAQELVSLVESQRRPGDRVGVVTFGREARVESPLSDVGHFAGFTRPVDAEASDLAAALDAAGALIPPERTGRVLVVSDGRATGADARGATRRLAARGIAVDYRQVARPEPALDVAVVSLDVPATVSVREPFQFSAVVQATSAVTGTVRLERDGRVLVKGPFDFKPGPNLLPLRDLLEAPGLVRYRLTVEAAGDGVPENDVGVGVLRVEGPPRVLLLTQQPSGTLAKALGATGMQVDVRAPFHVSLDALDGVGVVVLENVDANSLGETGLNALADYVDQAGGGLVMTGGRTSFGEGGYRRSPVEPLLPVSLEMREEQRRASVAMSVLMDSSCSMGVQVPDGRTKMELAAEGVTAALTLLNGSDEASIHMVDTESHEVFPLSPVSDGLPLSKVASGFSGGGGIYVGVALRTARKEILRSDKPTRHVVLFSDAADSEEPDDYQATLSALRQANVTVSVIGLGTPKDSDAELLRDVARRGGGRIYFAEDAMSLPRIFSQETLAVARATFVDEPASLEAAPDLPLLGPLPTQGLPQVGGYNLTYLKPRANVALRTLDTNAAPVLALWPHGAGRVVALTAEVDGKYTGELREWGALRATLEAVVRWSMGSAAPKEEAVVRSERRGNLLRVTLDLPPGEPMPGALPTAVLLSGDGRPGVEKPLHWEDEDRLVAEYPLSGSGTWHPVVKWGGRVLRAPPVALPYAPEFEPGSAKEGLKLLRALAAVGGGQERLSMTGLFAEAPESEGRVALAPWLVAFALAVMLSEVAVRRFLSAPRVRAARARPVKESIARGSASAPRMDPSATASSGTKPQAPEESPQPPAPEPPKPPAGVDSALEAARARARRRTGR, from the coding sequence ATGACGTTCACCCTCCCGCAGGCGTGGCTGCTGCTGCTGCCCCTGGGGCTGTTCCTGTGGCGCTACGGCCGGAGGCCCGGCCCGCCCATGGTGTTGCGGTGGGTGTTGCTGGTGCTCGGCGTGGGCGCGCTGGCGGGGCCTGAGTTGCGACTCGCCAACGCGGGCAGCGACGTGGCCGTGGTGGTGGACCGCTCCCGCTCCATGCCCCTGGACGTGGATCGGGTGGCGCAGGAGCTGGTGTCCCTGGTGGAGTCACAGCGCCGGCCCGGTGACCGGGTGGGCGTCGTCACCTTCGGCCGCGAAGCCCGGGTGGAGTCCCCGCTGTCGGACGTGGGCCACTTCGCCGGCTTCACGCGGCCGGTGGACGCGGAGGCGTCGGACCTCGCCGCCGCGCTGGACGCGGCGGGCGCGCTGATTCCTCCCGAGCGCACGGGCCGGGTGCTGGTCGTCTCCGACGGTCGGGCCACGGGCGCGGATGCGCGGGGCGCGACCCGGCGTCTCGCGGCGCGAGGCATCGCGGTGGACTACCGGCAGGTGGCCCGTCCGGAGCCCGCGCTGGACGTGGCCGTCGTGTCGCTGGACGTGCCCGCCACCGTCTCCGTGCGCGAGCCCTTCCAGTTCTCCGCCGTCGTGCAGGCCACCTCCGCCGTCACCGGCACCGTGCGGCTGGAGCGCGACGGGCGCGTGCTGGTGAAGGGGCCCTTCGACTTCAAGCCCGGCCCGAACCTGCTGCCCCTGCGCGACCTGCTGGAGGCGCCGGGCCTCGTGCGCTACCGGCTCACGGTGGAGGCGGCGGGCGACGGCGTCCCGGAGAACGACGTGGGCGTGGGCGTGCTGCGCGTGGAGGGCCCTCCGCGCGTGCTGCTGCTCACCCAACAGCCCTCGGGCACCCTGGCGAAGGCGCTGGGGGCGACGGGCATGCAGGTGGACGTCCGCGCCCCCTTCCACGTCTCGCTGGATGCGCTCGATGGGGTGGGCGTGGTGGTGCTGGAGAACGTGGACGCGAACTCGCTGGGCGAGACGGGGCTGAACGCGCTGGCGGACTACGTGGACCAGGCCGGAGGCGGGCTGGTGATGACGGGCGGACGCACGAGCTTCGGGGAGGGCGGCTACCGGCGCTCGCCCGTGGAGCCGCTGCTGCCCGTGTCGCTGGAGATGCGCGAGGAGCAGCGGCGCGCGTCCGTGGCGATGAGCGTGCTGATGGACTCCAGCTGCTCCATGGGCGTGCAGGTGCCGGACGGCCGCACGAAGATGGAGCTGGCCGCGGAGGGCGTCACGGCGGCGCTCACGCTCCTCAACGGGAGCGACGAAGCCTCCATCCACATGGTGGACACGGAGTCGCACGAGGTCTTCCCGCTGAGCCCGGTGAGCGACGGCCTGCCCCTGAGCAAGGTGGCGAGCGGCTTCAGCGGCGGTGGCGGCATCTACGTGGGCGTGGCGCTGCGCACGGCGCGCAAGGAGATCCTCCGCAGTGACAAGCCCACGCGGCACGTGGTGCTGTTCTCCGACGCGGCGGACTCCGAGGAGCCGGACGACTACCAGGCGACCCTGTCCGCGCTGCGCCAGGCGAACGTGACGGTGTCCGTCATCGGCCTGGGCACCCCGAAGGACTCGGACGCGGAGCTGCTGCGCGACGTGGCCCGGCGAGGCGGAGGCCGCATCTACTTCGCCGAGGACGCGATGAGCCTGCCGCGCATCTTCAGCCAGGAGACGCTCGCGGTGGCGAGGGCCACCTTCGTGGACGAGCCCGCGTCGCTGGAGGCCGCGCCGGACCTGCCCCTGCTGGGGCCGCTGCCCACGCAGGGCCTGCCGCAGGTGGGCGGCTACAACCTCACGTACCTGAAGCCCCGCGCGAACGTGGCGCTGCGCACGCTGGACACCAACGCCGCGCCGGTGCTGGCGCTGTGGCCGCATGGCGCGGGGCGCGTGGTGGCCCTCACGGCGGAGGTGGACGGCAAGTACACGGGCGAGCTGCGCGAGTGGGGCGCGCTGCGAGCGACGCTGGAGGCGGTGGTGCGCTGGTCGATGGGCAGCGCCGCGCCGAAGGAGGAGGCGGTGGTGCGCTCGGAGCGCCGGGGCAACCTCTTGCGCGTGACGCTGGACCTGCCGCCGGGAGAGCCGATGCCGGGCGCCCTGCCCACGGCGGTGCTGCTGTCGGGCGACGGGCGCCCCGGGGTGGAGAAGCCGCTGCACTGGGAGGACGAGGACCGGCTGGTGGCCGAGTACCCGCTGTCCGGCAGCGGCACCTGGCACCCGGTGGTGAAGTGGGGCGGGCGCGTGTTGAGGGCGCCACCGGTGGCGCTGCCCTACGCGCCGGAGTTCGAGCCGGGCAGCGCGAAGGAGGGACTGAAGCTCCTGCGCGCGCTGGCGGCGGTGGGCGGAGGGCAGGAGCGCCTGTCGATGACGGGCCTGTTCGCGGAGGCGCCTGAGTCCGAAGGGCGCGTGGCGCTGGCGCCATGGCTGGTGGCGTTCGCGCTGGCGGTGATGTTGTCGGAGGTGGCCGTGCGCCGCTTCCTCTCCGCGCCCCGCGTGCGAGCGGCCCGCGCCCGGCCCGTGAAGGAGTCCATCGCGCGCGGGTCCGCGTCCGCACCGCGCATGGATCCCTCCGCGACGGCGTCTTCAGGGACGAAGCCCCAGGCCCCGGAGGAGTCGCCCCAGCCGCCAGCGCCCGAGCCGCCGAAGCCGCCCGCCGGTGTGGACTCCGCGCTGGAGGCCGCGCGGGCACGCGCTCGGCGTCGGACGGGGCGCTGA
- a CDS encoding vWA domain-containing protein, whose product MSFGLPWGLLALGALVPLVAAYFLRRRQKPVEVSALFLWRTPRPRAEGGPRWERFTREASLLLEVLAVLAAALYLADVRWGEATRRRHLVVVVDGSLSMSARSPDGKTVLERVRVEAAKRVEAEGATHVTVLASGASPHVVAGPEVEASRALGALESFEARGPDHDVVPTLLWAQELSGPGKRVHFFTDAPPSQDTVVPPSVRWTALGRPVGNVALVSAQRRDEGGRASVTLRVARFGPGPSEVEARVRAAPGPGAREGTERTERIALPEEGAATVRLTFREAGDVEVFLPDDALPEDGRVRLSPSPVMPVSVGLTEGLSPASRQALERFLAVSPEVEHGTPVPGAPVLSVGPSRTQARVTLGAEGPLRTFVGPFFTEKGSTLMDDVQLAGVRWTAGTDPPGRPLVTAGEAVLVSQEEGGRLHLNVDLARSNLQRTTAWPVLLGNVVREARRLREGFPRHQLNLGEALPVVTEAGARYALVGPSGRKPVFGAGALSLPAPTRPGRHVLERDGTEVDSLEVLSLDARESDLRGRDSAEVPAKEAGEDAAEGGAQERARWPLVVLLAALLADFYVTRKV is encoded by the coding sequence GTGAGCTTCGGGCTTCCGTGGGGCCTGCTGGCGCTGGGCGCGCTGGTGCCGCTGGTGGCGGCGTACTTCCTGCGCCGCCGGCAGAAGCCGGTGGAGGTGAGCGCGCTGTTCCTTTGGCGCACGCCGCGTCCTCGCGCGGAGGGCGGCCCCCGGTGGGAGCGCTTCACGCGCGAAGCCTCGCTGTTGCTGGAGGTCCTCGCGGTGCTGGCCGCCGCGCTGTACCTGGCGGACGTGCGCTGGGGCGAGGCGACCCGCCGCCGTCATCTGGTGGTGGTGGTGGACGGCAGCCTGTCCATGTCCGCGCGGTCCCCGGATGGGAAGACGGTACTGGAGCGCGTGCGCGTGGAGGCGGCGAAGCGCGTGGAGGCGGAGGGCGCCACGCACGTGACGGTGCTGGCGAGCGGTGCGTCACCCCACGTGGTGGCCGGGCCGGAGGTTGAAGCGTCGCGAGCCCTGGGCGCGCTGGAGTCCTTCGAGGCCCGCGGGCCGGACCATGACGTCGTGCCCACGCTCCTGTGGGCGCAGGAGCTGTCCGGGCCGGGCAAGCGCGTGCACTTCTTCACCGACGCGCCGCCGTCGCAGGACACGGTCGTTCCTCCCTCGGTGCGCTGGACGGCGCTGGGGCGCCCCGTGGGCAACGTGGCGCTGGTGTCCGCGCAGCGGCGCGACGAAGGGGGCCGGGCGTCGGTGACGCTGCGGGTGGCGCGCTTTGGCCCGGGGCCCTCGGAGGTGGAGGCGCGGGTGCGCGCGGCGCCAGGGCCGGGCGCGCGTGAAGGCACCGAGCGCACCGAGCGCATCGCGCTGCCGGAGGAGGGCGCCGCGACGGTGCGCCTCACCTTCCGCGAGGCCGGTGACGTGGAGGTGTTCCTCCCGGACGACGCGCTGCCCGAGGACGGACGCGTGCGCCTGTCGCCGTCGCCCGTGATGCCGGTGTCGGTGGGCCTCACCGAGGGACTGTCGCCCGCGTCGAGGCAGGCGCTGGAGCGCTTCCTGGCGGTGTCTCCGGAGGTGGAGCATGGCACGCCGGTCCCCGGTGCCCCGGTGCTGTCGGTGGGACCTTCGCGCACGCAGGCGCGGGTGACGCTGGGCGCGGAGGGGCCGCTGCGCACGTTCGTGGGGCCGTTCTTCACGGAGAAGGGCAGCACGTTGATGGACGACGTGCAGCTCGCCGGGGTGCGGTGGACGGCGGGTACGGACCCGCCGGGGCGACCGCTGGTGACCGCGGGCGAGGCGGTGCTGGTGTCGCAAGAGGAGGGCGGGCGGCTGCACCTCAACGTGGACCTGGCGCGCTCCAACCTCCAGCGCACGACGGCGTGGCCGGTGCTGCTGGGCAACGTGGTGCGCGAGGCGCGACGGCTGCGCGAGGGCTTTCCCCGGCACCAGCTCAACCTGGGCGAAGCGCTGCCCGTGGTGACGGAGGCCGGTGCGCGCTACGCGTTGGTGGGGCCGTCCGGGCGCAAGCCGGTGTTCGGCGCGGGAGCGCTGAGCCTGCCCGCGCCCACGCGCCCCGGCCGCCATGTGCTGGAGCGGGACGGCACTGAAGTGGACTCGCTGGAGGTGCTGTCGCTGGATGCGCGCGAGTCGGACCTGCGCGGCCGGGACAGCGCGGAGGTGCCGGCGAAGGAGGCGGGCGAGGACGCGGCGGAGGGCGGTGCGCAGGAGCGCGCCCGCTGGCCGCTGGTGGTGCTGCTGGCCGCGCTGCTGGCCGACTTCTACGTCACGAGGAAGGTATGA
- a CDS encoding DUF58 domain-containing protein: protein MSPRLDEAEVARLVPGLTLALPRVPQRGRVGEVRATSAGSAMELHDFRMYQPGDDLRQLDWNAVARTGDLVLRVRQDEVSPRVEVLLDGSRSMGLSPRKAAGAREVALLTVEVGARQGLSPTLLWGGARSERVQGPACRAALRGAEFEARDDLAAALGRLPPLRPCGVRVVVSDFLFEADLEALCARLSRGASALFLVQVLDVEDLDPTGGEGARLVDAESGAALEELLTDGVLAAYARRFGEHQRALRSAATRARGTLLTVSTADGLRAQVAGPLRALFVAGGGA, encoded by the coding sequence GTGAGCCCGCGGCTGGACGAAGCGGAGGTGGCGCGGCTGGTGCCGGGGCTGACCCTGGCGCTGCCGCGCGTGCCGCAGCGGGGACGGGTGGGCGAGGTGCGCGCCACGTCCGCGGGCAGCGCGATGGAGCTGCACGACTTCCGCATGTACCAGCCAGGGGACGACCTGCGGCAGCTGGACTGGAACGCGGTGGCGCGCACGGGGGACCTGGTGTTGCGCGTGCGCCAGGACGAGGTGTCGCCGCGCGTGGAGGTGCTGCTGGACGGCTCGAGGAGCATGGGGCTGTCACCGCGCAAGGCGGCCGGGGCGCGCGAGGTGGCGCTGCTCACGGTGGAGGTGGGCGCTCGGCAGGGGCTGTCGCCGACGCTCCTGTGGGGCGGGGCGAGGTCGGAGCGGGTGCAGGGGCCGGCGTGTCGCGCGGCGCTGCGGGGCGCGGAGTTCGAGGCGCGGGACGACCTGGCGGCGGCGCTGGGGCGGCTGCCGCCGCTGCGGCCCTGCGGCGTGCGGGTGGTGGTGAGCGACTTCCTCTTCGAGGCGGACCTGGAGGCGCTGTGCGCCCGGCTGTCGCGGGGCGCGTCGGCGCTGTTCCTGGTGCAGGTGCTGGACGTGGAGGACCTGGACCCCACGGGCGGCGAGGGGGCCCGGCTGGTGGACGCGGAGAGTGGCGCGGCGCTGGAGGAGCTGCTGACGGACGGGGTGCTGGCCGCCTACGCCCGCCGCTTCGGCGAGCACCAGCGTGCGCTGCGGAGCGCCGCGACGCGGGCGCGGGGAACGCTGCTCACGGTGAGCACCGCGGACGGCCTGCGGGCCCAGGTGGCGGGACCGCTGCGCGCGTTGTTCGTCGCGGGAGGCGGGGCGTGA